Within the Thermosynechococcaceae cyanobacterium Okahandja genome, the region ACAAGCTGTTCAATGGGGACGGCCCCGTACTCAACGGTCATGACCGCGGTGTCACCACTCAGGCAATACTCGGCAAAATCCAGCATCTGCTTAAAGAGTTCTTGGGCCACGGCACTGGGAACCCCATTCTTAGCCGCCCCCTCAATAAACAGGGCTTCGTGTTTTTCCATTTCCTCCTTTTTCTTTTTGCCCATGGCTCGCCGCAGCAAATCCGCTTGACCCAGAGAATAGCCCGCAAGGTCTTGCGCCATACGCATGATCTGCTCTTGATAACACAGAACACCGTACGTTTCTTTGAGAATGGGCTCGAGCAGTTCGTGCTGATAGACAATCGGTTCACGCCCGTGCTTGCGGTTAATAAACTTGGGAATCAGCCCCGCATCTAACGGCCCCGGGCGGTAGAGGGCCAAGACCGACGAAATGTCCTCTAGGTTGGAGGGCTTGAGATCCCGTACAATCTGGCGCATGCCTGAGGATTCCAACTGAAAGATGCCTTCTAGCTTGCCTTCGGCCAAAATCTGGTAGGTTTTCGGATCATCCAACGGTAAGGCATCGACATCCAGGGGTTGACCGCGGCTTTGCTGCACTAGCTCGCAGGTTTTTTGGATCATGGTCAGGTTTTTCAGCCCCAAGAAATCCATCTTCAAAAGGCCAAGGGACTCTAAATCCTCCATGAAGTACTGGGTAATGACCGCGCCGTCGTTGTTGCGTTGCAGGGGCACAATCTGATCGAGGGGTTCTGAGGCAATGACCACCCCGGCCGCATGAACCCCATAGGTCTTGTTGGTGCCTTCAATGCGCATGGCCATATCCACCCAGCGGCGCACCTGCGGATCACTGTCGTACTTTTCTTTGAATTCGGGGGAGGGGGTTTCTTCAGAAATCATGACCGCTAGCTTGGTGGGCTTGCCGCGGACAATGGGGATGAGTTTGGCCATGTAGTCCGCTTGGCTGTAGGGAATATCGAGCACCCGTGCCACGTCTTTGAGAACCGCTTTCGAGGTCATGCGGTTAAAGGTAATAATTTGGGCGACGCGATCGCTGCCGTATTTTTCAGTCACGTACTGGATGACTTCTTCGCGGCGTTCAATGCAGAAGTCGGTGTCAATATCCGGCATGGACTTGCGCTCGGGGTTCAAAAAGCGCTCAAACAGCAAGCCGTGGTGTACCGGATCAATATTGGTAATGCGCAGGGCGTAGGCCACAAGGGAACCTGCCGCGGAGCCGCGCCCGGGGCCAACGGGAATATTATGATCGCGGGCGTATTTGATGTAGTCCCACACCACCAGAAAGTAGGTGGAAAACCCCATCTGTTGCAGCATCTTTAACTCGTATTCCAGCCGCTGGCGATAGGTGGGGTCAAGGGCCTGTCGATCACTCAGGTGGAACCGCTCCAGTAATCCCTGCCATGCCACCTGCTCAAGATAGGTGTCTGCCGTGTGACCGGCAGGGACGGGAAAGTCGGGGCTTTGAGGCTCGCGAAAGACATTGTACGGCTCAATCTTCTCAGCCACCTTGAGGGTATTGGCTAGGGCGGTTGCAATCACCTCCGGCGGCAGGTGATCCCGAAACAGGCGCGCCATTTCGGCGGCGGATTTAAGGTATTCGGTGCCGCTGTAGCGCAGGCGTTTATCGTCGGTGAGCAGTTTGCCGGTTTGGATGCACAGCAGGGCATCGTGAGCCTCAACATCGTAGCAGGAAATAAAGTGGGAGTCGTTGGTGGCAATCACATCAATGCCGA harbors:
- a CDS encoding DNA polymerase III subunit alpha produces the protein MSFVGLHIHSDYSLLDGASQLPDLVARAIELEMPAIALTDHGVMYGAVELLKLCRGKPLKPIIGNEMYVINGDITQQERKPRYHQVVLAKNKQGYHNLCKLTSISHLQGFQGKGIFARPCINKELLAQYREGLIVTSACLGGEIPQAILQGKPEVARRIARWYQETFGDDFYLEIQDHGSQEDRVVNVELVRIGQELGIDVIATNDSHFISCYDVEAHDALLCIQTGKLLTDDKRLRYSGTEYLKSAAEMARLFRDHLPPEVIATALANTLKVAEKIEPYNVFREPQSPDFPVPAGHTADTYLEQVAWQGLLERFHLSDRQALDPTYRQRLEYELKMLQQMGFSTYFLVVWDYIKYARDHNIPVGPGRGSAAGSLVAYALRITNIDPVHHGLLFERFLNPERKSMPDIDTDFCIERREEVIQYVTEKYGSDRVAQIITFNRMTSKAVLKDVARVLDIPYSQADYMAKLIPIVRGKPTKLAVMISEETPSPEFKEKYDSDPQVRRWVDMAMRIEGTNKTYGVHAAGVVIASEPLDQIVPLQRNNDGAVITQYFMEDLESLGLLKMDFLGLKNLTMIQKTCELVQQSRGQPLDVDALPLDDPKTYQILAEGKLEGIFQLESSGMRQIVRDLKPSNLEDISSVLALYRPGPLDAGLIPKFINRKHGREPIVYQHELLEPILKETYGVLCYQEQIMRMAQDLAGYSLGQADLLRRAMGKKKKEEMEKHEALFIEGAAKNGVPSAVAQELFKQMLDFAEYCLSGDTAVMTVEYGAVPIEQLVTERLACHVYSLDAHGHLYTQPIAQWHFQGFRPIVEYTLADGSILRATPDHCFMTTTGEMLPIEQIFREQRELLHLPVKPSQPWESRLGILA